In a genomic window of Cyprinus carpio isolate SPL01 chromosome A10, ASM1834038v1, whole genome shotgun sequence:
- the LOC122146519 gene encoding asialoglycoprotein receptor 1-like — MSDTIYDNVICTETEGMKRKRVEMTVAIYESADHVRDHDFRTETNTHQPLQHTGSDSVKIRSSRAAAVRLVLLCVLLLTAVIVLCVQIHSKNTNYTEEKEQLLNKITNLTEEREHLLITINDYKTEKYQLVIQNNNLTIEKKDLLSKHDVVMKQREQLQQENNDLWKRLHEVDRWMFLYQSSLYFISLEKKSWTESRQDCKARGADLITINNSEEQGLVTKMSFGTSAWIGLTDSDVEGTWKWVDGSTLASG, encoded by the exons ATGTCTGATACTATTTATGACAATGTCATCTGTACTGAGACTGAGggaatgaagagaaagagagtggaGATGACGGTGGCTATCTATGAGAGTGCGGATCATGTGAGAGATCATGATTTCaggacagagacaaacacacaccaaccacTTCAGCATACAG GAAGTGATTCAGTGAAGATCAGAAGCTCCAGAGCAGCTGCAGTGCGTTTAGTGctgctgtgtgttcttctgctgactgcagtcatagtgctgtGTGTCCAAATCCATTCAAAGAACACAAACTACACAGAAGAGAAAGAACAGCTACTAAACAAGATCACCAAcctcacagaagagagagagcaCCTACTGATCACGATCAATGATTACAAAACAGAGAAATATCAGTTAGTGATCCAGAACAACAACCTGACAATTGAAAAGAAAGATTTATTATCCAAGCATGATGTTGTAATGAAACAAAGAGAGCAGTTACAGCAGGAGAACAATGACCTGTGGAAACGTCTTCATGAAGTGG ACAGGTGGATGTTTTTATATCAGTCCAGTCTTTACTTCATTTCCTTGGAGAAGAAGAGCTGGACTGAGAGCAGACAAGACTGTAAGGCTAGAGGAGCAGATCTGATCACCATAAACAACAGCGAGGAACAA GGTCTTGTTACAAAAATGTCTTTTGGCACTTCTGCCTGGATTGGTCTGACTGACAGTGATGTGGAGGGCACatggaaatgggttgatggcagCACACTGGCCTCTGGGTGA